From Trypanosoma brucei gambiense DAL972 chromosome 5, complete sequence:
GCACCCACGCAGCACGCCCATCATGCAGCTCTGAAACACATCGAAAATATgataaacaaacacataGTTCATTAAGGAATCAACAATCTCCACCACCTTCTCGTCATCGGTAAAAATACGCGGGTATAGGTTCCGAGTGGCCAGAAGAATGGCAACATTGCATAACGAAATAGCGACGGAAGTccccaaacacaaaatggcAAGACGGCGAGCAAACATCGGTCTCTCCTCACCAATTGCTCCACCAACTAacacagaagcagcaatgaatgTTCCAGAGGTGATGGCCCAACAAATACCAGACATTTGATAAGTAATGCCAAAAGCAGCTAATTCCTCTTTCGTGCCAAAGCCAGCGCAGATGCTGTTTATCTCCAGTGCGACCCACTCACTGAGCATCATAGCCATTGATGAAGACCAAGCTTAAGTAAGGGTCCCCAATTACGGTAGATTGCATCCTCAATACCGCCCCAGGTAGCGAGATACTTTTTAGTCACAACAACATAAAGCACCAACCCAGTGGTAGTGCATATCATGAGAAGAGACCacccaacagcaacaccagAGAATCCCATCACTTTAACCAGTCCAATGAGGAGAAAGGGGTACACAACGGCGCCAATAACAAGACTCacagagaaggaagtggaAAGGTGCTGGCACGCGAAGTAGCGACGCAGTAGCTCTAGCAACATGGCGAAGAAACTACCCCAAATCGACAAGCGACAGAACTCACCCGTGAAATCAATCACAGCTGGATCTTGTCCCATGGCCACCAGCACTCTGTCCAAGAAAAGGATAGCCGGAGAAAGTAGTACGAATGTGATGAGGAGCATTATGAGCATCCGCAGAGTGTAGACACCGTACATCTTATCCTTTGGATTACGGCTAAATGTATGGGAAAGCTTAGTTTCAAGGGCTCCAGAGAAACCGGCACCAAATGCAAACACTGTGGCGTTCACTAGCCCGTTCGCAAGCGAAGCGCCACCCAACTCCCCCACACCAATTTTCCCAACAACAGTGAGAAGAGTAATACCAAAGGAAAATTGAGCAACCTGAGCAATGCTTAACTTCACAGTCAAGACAAGTATGCGCTTCAGCAATGTGAGGGTGGGAACGTGCCTAGGAAGACTTTCATGCGACAcgccagcagcagccgcaaaAGAGGCCGAAAGTGTCTGCATTCGTCCTTGTATTCCTGTCTCTTTCCGTGGCCCTCAGTTTGCTTACCTCACCGCCCCAATCTAAGAGGCGACACACACCTCCTTATGAGATAATGTAGGTGGCGCACCAACACAACCGCCTCCCCTTCACTTGCACTACTAGCTCCCTCAGCTATGATACTACGCATACATGGAAAAGTAAAGGCAAAGCCCAAGTGCATGATTCTTTTACGACCTAACCCCCCCAAAACCTGGCCCTGTACCCAATTCTCGAACTGGGAAATGGGCCTCACGGGGCCCTTCCCCCAAGGGCTTTTCGGATTNNNNNNNNNNNNNNNNNNNNNNNNNNNNNNNNNNNNNNNNNNNNNNNNNNNNNNNNNNNNNNNNNNNNNNNNNNNNNNNNNNNNNNNNNNNNNNNNNNNNAGCACTACAGTTGGTGTGGCaaaatatttattttatccTTCAGCAAAACTAGGAAACAAGGATATCGACAGGATATCTGAGAGTGGAAAGTTGTTACTGTTGGAATGATGTGATTGCCTTTGTAAGATAATATGATTATGAAGTGGAAGTAAAGATGATAACTGCGGTTGTATTGCTAAAGTTACAATAATGTTTGCTGATGATTATATGAGTAttgcttctttttgtgcATAATTGCATTTATGTGGGAAAGTGATCTGGCTTGCGAAATATACAAAGAAGCGAAGTTTGATACAAGGGAAATATGATAAGGTGTTCCTTGGTTGCGGTTACCTTTGCAGGTTTACTGCTACGAGTGGTGGTAGCGAACTCGAATGCAAAGTTGACCAAAGATGGTGCGTTGGCGCTGTGTAAGCTGACGGATGTCGCTGATCTTgttgcaacaaaaaaagcagataAAATCAGAAAGGACACTGAAGGTTTCGCAGATGAGTTGAAACTCTGGCTGGACAGGTTGGAACACTGGTTACAAACGCTGGAAACCCGTGcacacagcaacaacggcTATTCGAAACTTTCGGATGCTGATACTAAAAAGGTAAAGGAAATATACGAAAAGGCGAAAGGTAAAGTGAGTGAACAACTCCCGAAAGCGAAAGAATTTGGCGAGGAAGCTGGAAAACGCCATCAGGAGGTGACCGAGGCAGCAAAGAGGGCGCGAGGATGGGGACTTGATGATGAGGGTCAAAACTCAAGTGGACTTCACCAGCTTTTAGAGTGGTACTGCGGAACGAAGGAAGATAATGCAAACAATCAGAAGTGTGATGGTGTTAAAGTAAAAGAACACTACTTAGGGCGGGAAAGGAACCCAATTGATTGCAAAGGAACGGGTTCTACAGTGCCGTTTTACCTGGATGTGACATCAGGGACGATGAAAGAGGCCTTAGAGAATTGGGAGAGGAAGAAGCCAAAAAGCGACGGTGAGCCAGTCAACAACAACTGGAAGGCCAACTACGACTCagctgtaaaaaaaatggaggaacTCGAAGAGTCACacgaaaaggggaaaaagacagTTAACGATGTATCTGGCTTTTATAATGCAGCGTACGCTCTTCATAGTGGATTGAGTGCAGGCAAGCCACTCAGCGAAGTTTTGGTCGAAGCCAAGGAAGCAAGCAGAAAGGGTGCAAAATTCACTAACCCTGGAGGTGCCGCTCCCGAGACCACACACCGAGGGGTTGGCACTTCAACTGGAGAGGGTGgggcaacagaaacaacaggaggaacatcaacaacaatatcaacaggaacaggaacaggaacaACAAGTGGAACCGAACCAGAGGTCGTTGGAGCTGATGCGGACTTCGGTGACCTCCTGGAGACTAGTGATAGATCAGCACTAAGCAGTAAGATCAAGGAAAGCAAGGTAATACTTATGGCTGTTCTCATACCTGTCGCTATCCTCGCGATTATTACAGCCgtggtgcttgtgtttgtgagacGAAGAAGAGGTAATGCTGAAGATGTAATTGATGAGAAAGGTGAGGCAGTTTCTTCACCTGACAAAAAGGGTGGGGCAACCTCTCCATGTTACAGGAAGGAATGATATTATTATCTCTTGCTTATTTTGCTTAGTTTAGGAAGGGCTAACCTCTGGAGAGgttaaaatttaaaaatttctcACCTGTTGCGGGAGAGGTTTCCCTTCCATTATATATGACATTTTTATTCCACCCTCCGTCCCCATCCcctcaaaataaaaataataataataaactatTTTTTCTGCAATAAATATTACGGGAGATGTGAAAATGGGTTGTATGTGCATATCTACAGCCCAAGCTGGCGTGAAGTAAAGGCGCATGTGTAGCacactccccccccccttcatATGAAACAGTGCTTGTAAGATGTGCAATCTTCCCATCAAACAATTCAAAAATGTGGAGGTGTGGCCTGGCCATTTAGAAACGAATATATTTCCCCCTATTTATGGTGTAATAAGAAAATTCTTATTCCGTGAAGGGAATAGTGAGGTAAATAATCATATTTCGTATGCATTTTTAGTGAGACCTGCAGGGACCTGACACGGCTCATGAAACAATGGCGTCAGTGACAATATCTAATAAACTCATGGTCGATAAAAGACTGGGCATAAGGCAATGTGAAACTCACGCACTGTTGGGATATAAGCAGGTTAAAGGGCTTGGGGCAATGTAAAGCCTTGAAGAGCTTTCTTGTGAATAATTGTGGCAGTATTAAAAGTTTTAGTATGTTCAGATATTATGAGAGTATAAGAGAAATACGAATTGATGAGTGTGAGCTCTTGCGTAATGTTGATGTGCGTGAAGCAAATAATCCTCTCAAACTGATCATTGAAAAGTGTAAAGCGTTGGAAGATGTATATGTGGGTGGATGTGTAAAGATGGAGGTTATTGATATTCGTGAATGTGTCGGCTTACAGAAGGTAAGAGGACTAAAACATGTGAAGGAATTGCGGGAATTGAATTTATCTGGGTGTCGAAACCTGCGAGAGATAACTGGAATACACAGGTATGAGGACACGAGGTTGGAGAAGCTGAATGTTAAGTGTTGTGAGAAGCTGGAGGATTTGAGATTTTTGAGATATTGCAGGGTGCTGAAGAGTATTGTGATTTCTGATAGTGTGGTTACACAAGAGAGCGTGAAGTTATTCAACTACAGGGTGGAAGTTGTCAGTGAAACAGAATACTATTCAAAACGTAGCGGTGACAATGACACCTCCCACTCAACTCATAATGAACAAGTTGTTAGGTAGCTAATTTATGAATGTTActatttgtttgttcataTCCAGTAATCATCATATCAAAAGGAAATACTTCTTTCATACAtgatatatgcatatgtgtaCTCACATCCCATGGAATTGGAAATAAGAGAAACCATGAGCAACTACAAGTTGGTGTGGCAGAATATTTATCTTATCCTTCAGCAAAACTAGGAAACAAGGATATCAATAGGATATCTGAGAGTGGAAAGTTGTTACTGTTGGAATGATGCAATTGCCTTTGTAAGATAATATGATTACGAAGTGGAAGCAAAGATGATAACTGCGGTTGTATTGATGAAACTACAATAATGTTTGCTGATGATTCTATGAATAttgcttgtttctttttgtgcatAATTGCATTTATGTGGGAAAGTGAACTGGCTTGCGAAATATACACTAAAGAAGCGAAGTTTGATACAAGGGAAATATGATAAGGTATTCCTTGGTTGCGGTTACCTTTGCAGGTTTACTGCTACGAGTGGTGGAAACAAATGAGGAAGCGAAGTTGAACAGAGAAGGTGCGTTGGCGCTGTGTAAGCTGACGGATCTTGCTAAAACtgtagaaaaaagaagggcagacaagataaaaaataaaaccgaAGGTTTTGCGGGTGATATACAGTGGTGGTTGGAAAGCTTGGAACGCTGGTTGAAAACGCTGCAGGACCCTGCACACAGTAACGATGGCTATTCGAAACTTTCGGACGCTGATACTAAAAAGGTGAAGGATATATACGAAAAGGCAAAGGATAAATTAAAGGAGAAGCtgccagaagcagaacagtGGAGCGAGGAAGCGAAAAAACACTGCCAGGCTGTGACCGAGGCAGCAAAAAAGGCGCGAGGATGGGAACTTAATGATGAGGGCCAAAATTCCAGTGGACTTCACCAGGTTTTGGAGTGGTACTGcgggaagaagggagaaatGCACAAAGCACTAGCTGTGAGGGTATTACGTTCCAAACCCATTAACCAGGGACGGAAAGGATACCATTGACTGTGAGGGAGTGGTCACAAAACCACCCTTAAGCGATATAACACCGGGGACCATGCAAAAACCCTTAAAcgatgggaaaaaaaaaaaaNNNNNNNNNNNNNNNNNNNNNNNNNNNNNNNNNNNNNNNNNNNNNNNNNNNNNNNNNNNNNNNNNNNNNNNNNNNNNNNNNNNNNNNNNNNNNNNNNNNNCTGGTGAATTTGACAATGAGTGTGTTGCAATGGCGGCGATGCTTCTGACGTTCTACATGTGGGTACGATCGTTACGCAGCTCAAGTTCGTGGCCCATTGGCGCTTTAGCTGGTGTGGCATACGGGTACATGGTGTCCACGTGGGGTGGTTATATTTTCGTGCTGAACATGGTAGCCTTCCACGCTTCTGTATGTGTACTGCTTGATTGGGCTCGTGGGACATACAGCGTCAGTTTGCTGAGGGCGTATTCACTGTTTTTTGTCATTGGCACTGCCCTTGCGATTTGCGTACCGCCAGTGGAGTGGACGCCCTTCCGGTCGCTGGAGCAACTGACAGCATTGTTTGTCTTCGTTTTCATGTGGGCACTCCACTACTCGGAATACCTGCGTGAGCGTGCCCGAGCGCCCATTCACTCTTCTAAAGCACTTCAGATCCGTGCCCGCATTTTCATGGGCACACTCTCCTTGCTGTTGATTGTGGCTATCTACCTATTTTCGACAGGATACTTCAGGCCGTTTTCTTCTCGTGTCCGTGCGTTGTTCGTGAAACATACGCGTACCGGAAATCCCCTCGTGGATTCTGTGGCTGAGCACCATCCGGCGTCGAATGATGATTTCTTTGGTTACCTTCATGTATGTTACAACGGCTGGATAAttggcttttttttcatgtccGTGTCGTGCTTTTTCCATTGTACGCCGGGAATGTCGTTCCTGCTGTTGTACTCTATACTTGCGTACTACTTCTCTCTCAAGATGAGTCGTCTGCTGTTACTTTCTGCACCTGTGGCTTCCATACTCACTGGCTATGTCGTGGGATCTATTGTTGACCTTGCAGCAGATTGTTTCGCCGCTTCCGGAACAGAGCACGCCGACAGTAAGGAGCATCAAGGGAAAGCCCGTGGTAAGGGACAGAAGGAACAAATCACTGTCGAGTGTGGGTGCCATAATCCCTTCTACAAATTATGGTGcaattcattttcctcccgcCTGGTAGTTGGTAagttttttgtcgttgttgtccTTGCCATCTGTGGACCCACATTTCTTGGGTCTAACTTCCGGATATATTCTGAGCAATTCGCAGACAGCATGTCGAGCCCCCAGATTATAATGAGGGCAACTGTCGGTGGACGACGAGTTATCTTGGATGATTACTACGTGTCGTACTTGTGGCTGCGAAACAATACGCCTGAAGATGCCCGTATTCTCTCATGGTGGGACTACGGGTATCAAATCACTGGAATTGGCAATCGCACAACCCTTGCGGATGGTAACACATGGAATCACGAGCATATAGCAACTATTGGAAAGATGCTTACATCCCCTGTGAAGGAGTCACATGCTCTTATACGCCATCTCGCTGATTATGTGCTGATATGGGCCGGTTATGATGGCAGCGATTTACTTAAATCGCCACACATGGCTCGGATAGGCAACAGTGTATATCGCGATATATGCTCAGAGGATGATCCGCTGTGTACGCAGTTCGGGTTTTATAGTGGTGACTTCAGTAAACCTACGCCTATGATGCAGCGGTCCCTATTATACAATCTGCACAGGTTTGGTACGGATGGCGGGAAGACACAACTGGATAAGAACATGTTTCAGCTCGCCTACGTGTCAAAGTATGGTTTGGTGAAGATCTACAAGGTGATGAATGTGAGTGAAGAGAGCAAGGCGTGGGTTGCAGACCCAAAGAACCGTAAGTGCGATGCACCTGGATCTTGGATATGCGCCGGCCAGTACCCGCCAGCGAAGGAGATCCAAGACATGTTAGCGAAGAGGATTGACTACGAACAACTCGAGGATTTCAATCGCCGCAATCGAAGTGACGCTTATTATCGTGCGTATATGCGTCAGATGGGTTAGCCCTGTGAAGATAAATTCGATTTGATGTGACAATGAAATAAGGtatgggaaagggagaacaaACTGATAAATGATAAGTGAATGAAGTAAAGTAAGGAAGGCTGCCACTATATGCTTTGAGATTTTCATTTAACTATGTTATGCTGTTGTTAGGGGTTagaatcttttttcttggttgCCAATTAGGTAtacatttatttgtattgGAGAATGTGAGGTTATCTTTTGGGGAGTGACAGCGTTTGGTACATTTATTAGGCGATCTATGGTGACATCGCCGCTTGTGCTCCCGTAAGTGCGTTAGGTGGAGGTGTGCAGGTGTATCAACCTTGAAGGTTGTTCTCGCGCTGCGTTTTCCATATATAGTAGTTAACTGTGATGCTGCGCATGACTAATTTTTCTGTTTAGTCACTACACAGTCAGTtaaccttttttctttctgccaCTGTGTCGGGCGCAGGTTGGTGTTCCACTGGTAACACTCCGTCATAACCAGGCGTGCACGTACCCTCACTCCCTGAAATGTGTGACACCGTGGTAAGGCCAACAATATGTCTTATTGAAATACTTTCTGGTAATGATGTTGTTGAATATATGTATTGTTTGTCCCCAACCGTGTTTGTGAATGCTTCATCTCGCTTGTATGCACTCGACTCTCCTCTTTCCACCACTCTCCCTAATTTGCTCAACAGTTAAGTCTGTTGTTCATAAAAAACTACGAGGAAAATACGGAACCGGAGGGGCTCGTGACCGGTGTTGCTCGCTGAGGGAACCGTGTGTGAGCGAAGTCTAATATAATATCCGATTCGTCCTTTGGGCGTTTCTTTCTGCTTAATGACGAAAGGTGGGAAAGTAGCTGTGACTAAGGGCTCAGCACAGAGTGATGGTGCTGGTGAGGGAGGGATGAGTAAGGCCAAGTCATCCACTACGTTCGTCGCCACTGGCGGTGGTTCTTTGCCTGCCTGGGCGCTAAAGGCTGTAAGCACGATTGTGAGTGCAGTGATTCTTATATACTCTGTCCATCGTGCTTACGATATACGACTTACTTCTGTCCGTCTTTATGGTGAGCTTATTCACGAGTTCGACCCTTGGTTCAATTACCGTGCAACGCAGTACCTCAGTGACAACGGGTGGCGTGCTTTTTTCCAATGGTACGACTACATGAGCTGGTACCCGCTTGGCCGACCGGTGGGCACAACCATCTTCCCCGGAATGCAGCTTACCGGTGTAGCCATTCATCGTGTGCTGGAAATGCTCGGGCGAGGTATGTCCATCAACAATATCTGTGTGTACATTCCTGCATGGTTCGGTAGTATTGCCACTGTGTTGGCTGCTCTCATTGCGTACGAATCATCTAATTCGCTCAGTGTCATGGCGTTTACTGCGtactttttttccatcgTACCTGCACACCTGATGCGATCAATGGCTGGTGAATTTGACAATGAGTGTGTTGCAATGGCGGCGATGCTTCTGACGTTCTACATGTGGGTACGATCGTTACGCAGCTCAAGTTCGTGGCCCATTGGCGCTTTAGCTGGTGTGGCATACGGGTACATGGTGTCCACATGGGGTGGTTATATTTTCGTGCTGAACATGGTAGCCTTCCACGCTTCTGTATGTGTACTGCTTGATTG
This genomic window contains:
- a CDS encoding oligosaccharyl transferase subunit, putative,(fragment) produces the protein MAAMLLTFYMWVRSLRSSSSWPIGALAGVAYGYMVSTWGGYIFVLNMVAFHASVCVLLDWARGTYSVSLLRAYSLFFVIGTALAICVPPVEWTPFRSLEQLTALFVFVFMWALHYSEYLRERARAPIHSSKALQIRARIFMGTLSLLLIVAIYLFSTGYFRPFSSRVRALFVKHTRTGNPLVDSVAEHHPASNDDFFGYLHVCYNGWIIGFFFMSVSCFFHCTPGMSFLLLYSILAYYFSLKMSRLLLLSAPVASILTGYVVGSIVDLAADCFAASGTEHADSKEHQGKARGKGQKEQITVECGCHNPFYKLWCNSFSSRLVVGKFFVVVVLAICGPTFLGSNFRIYSEQFADSMSSPQIIMRATVGGRRVILDDYYVSYLWLRNNTPEDARILSWWDYGYQITGIGNRTTLADGNTWNHEHIATIGKMLTSPVKESHALIRHLADYVLIWAGYDGSDLLKSPHMARIGNSVYRDICSEDDPLCTQFGFYSGDFSKPTPMMQRSLLYNLHRFGTDGGKTQLDKNMFQLAYVSKYGLVKIYKVMNVSEESKAWVADPKNRKCDAPGSWICAGQYPPAKEIQDMLAKRIDYEQLEDFNRRNRSDAYYRAYMRQMG
- a CDS encoding oligosaccharyl transferase subunit, putative,(fragment), with the translated sequence MTKGGKVAVTKGSAQSDGAGEGGMSKAKSSTTFVATGGGSLPAWALKAVSTIVSAVILIYSVHRAYDIRLTSVRLYGELIHEFDPWFNYRATQYLSDNGWRAFFQWYDYMSWYPLGRPVGTTIFPGMQLTGVAIHRVLEMLGRGMSINNICVYIPAWFGSIATVLAALIAYESSNSLSVMAFTAYFFSIVPAHLMRSMAGEFDNECVAMAAMLLTFYMWVRSLRSSSSWPIGALAGVAYGYMVSTWGGYIFVLNMVAFHASVCVLLDWARGTYSVSLLRAYSLFFVIGTALAICVPPVEWTPFRSLEQLTALFVFVFMWALHYSEYLRERARPPIHSS
- a CDS encoding membrane transporter protein, putative, encoding MQTLSASFAAAAGVSHESLPRHVPTLTLLKRILVLTVKLSIAQVAQFSFGITLLTVVGKIGVGELGGASLANGLVNATVFAFGAGFSGALETKLSHTFSRNPKDKMYGVYTLRMLIMLLITFVLLSPAILFLDRVLVAMGQDPAVIDFTGEFCRLSIWGSFFAMLLELLRRYFACQHLSTSFSVSLVIGAVVYPFLLIGLVKVMGFSGVAVGWSLLMICTTTGLVLYVVVTKKYLATWGGIEDAIYRNWGPLLKLGLHQMAMMLSEWVALEINSICAGFGTKEELAAFGITYQMSGICWAITSGTFIAASVLVGGAIGEERPMFARRLAILCLGTSVAISLCNVAILLATRNLYPRIFTDDEKVVEIVDSLMNYVFVYHIFDVFQSCMMGVLRGCGMQKQGAIVIFFVYSVVGVPLGLLLFFFTGFGIQALWLGPLVGAAVVGFPTYLYMMMRYIKWDTLKPSVEVYDSDLEEESEESGVLEGVAKVNEPIGTEGDVITTLSSNAPTRVTTNSTEQEDVSRRHQ
- a CDS encoding 65 kDa invariant surface glycoprotein,(fragment), translating into MIRYSLVAVTFAGLLLRVVETNEEAKLNREGALALCKLTDLAKTVEKRRADKIKNKTEGFAGDIQWWLESLERWLKTLQDPAHSNDGYSKLSDADTKKVKDIYEKAKDKLKEKLPEAEQWSEEAKKHCQAVTEAAKKARGWELNDEGQNSSGLHQVLEWYCGKKGEMHKALAVRVLRSKPINQGRKGYH
- a CDS encoding 64 kDa invariant surface glycoprotein, putative, which produces MIRCSLVAVTFAGLLLRVVVANSNAKLTKDGALALCKLTDVADLVATKKADKIRKDTEGFADELKLWLDRLEHWLQTLETRAHSNNGYSKLSDADTKKVKEIYEKAKGKVSEQLPKAKEFGEEAGKRHQEVTEAAKRARGWGLDDEGQNSSGLHQLLEWYCGTKEDNANNQKCDGVKVKEHYLGRERNPIDCKGTGSTVPFYLDVTSGTMKEALENWERKKPKSDGEPVNNNWKANYDSAVKKMEELEESHEKGKKTVNDVSGFYNAAYALHSGLSAGKPLSEVLVEAKEASRKGAKFTNPGGAAPETTHRGVGTSTGEGGATETTGGTSTTISTGTGTGTTSGTEPEVVGADADFGDLLETSDRSALSSKIKESKVILMAVLIPVAILAIITAVVLVFVRRRRGNAEDVIDEKGEAVSSPDKKGGATSPCYRKE